One Glycine max cultivar Williams 82 chromosome 1, Glycine_max_v4.0, whole genome shotgun sequence genomic window, TTCGTTGGGATAATCCAAGCAAAGAGAAGGCCAATAGTCATATCAGAAACCGGTCCAGCCCCTTGCGGAGGTTGTTAGACCCTTTATTGAAGCACAAGGCATCAGATAAACACCATTCAGCTCAAAGGGATCAGACACTAGAGGGAATTGCGAATTCAAGCTTCAGGACTATCGGTGTCAATGAATCACTGCTGGCTGAGAAGAGCCAAGGATCATCAGTTCAAGGCCTCTTGCAGCTTACAATAAAAAATGGAGTGCCTTTGTTGAAATTTGTGCTCAACAATGAAAGAAAGATTTTTGCTGCTACCAGGAATAGTTTAGCATCACTGGAGAAGGGTGATTTAGGCAGCTGTTTTACATTCTACCTGGTtaatgaaattaagaaaaagagtgGTGGATGGATAAGCCatggaaacaaagaaaaaagctGTGGCTATGCCTACAATGTTATTGCTCAGATGAAGTTTTCTAGCTGTAAAATCACCGAACCAACCAATCAGAACTCCAATAGAAAGTGTATGGTTAAAGAATATGTTCTGGTGGGTGTTGAAATCAGCCAGACGGATCAAGGACCACCGAAGTTCATCCAGAGCATGGAGCTTGCAGCTGTTGTTGTTGAGACCTCATGTGAAAAGAGCACTGTAGGACTGGATGATGATAATAACATGCTGAAGAAAGGATGCTCAAAGTGCTTGACGGATGAAAGATGCTTGTGCAGTTCAGGAGACAATGATGCCTCTGATTGCACTACAGTTGTACTTCCAGGTGGTGTGCATGGTTCACCAAACAAAGGTGAACCTACACCTTTGATCTATCGATGGAAAACCGGGGGATCATGTGATTGCGGGGGTTGGGACATTGGTTGCAGACTGCTTGTGCTCTCCAACCAGAACCAGAATTCAAGTATTGCAAAGAGCTATAAACCTTACAATGATCGTTTTCAACTTTTTGTTAAGGTACAACTTTATAGTTCTACATGAGAGCGTGCTTGTatacaattataaatattgtGGACTTCTCGTTTACATATCATCATCCTTATCATTGCTTTCAGGAAGGAGCTGAGCAAGAAAAACCACTTTTCACTTTGTTGCCACTGAAGGATGGTTTCTACTCGGTTGAATTCGACTCAACAATCACTCATTTACAGGCATTTTTCATTTCAGTTGCGGCTTTAAGCTGCCAGAAACTACCAGGTTCCTTGGAAATTGGTAACATGCATGAAGAGATCCTTAACCTTAAGGAACCCAGTTCCAAGAACAACAGAAAACTTCAGGGGAAAGCACCTTTAAAATATGCTCCAATGCCTCCACTATCCCCTGTCGGCAGAGTTTAAACTCACAAgaagttttcttttttgttgttcatACCTCATAGTTATCACTATTAGCTTTTAAGATCTTCAAGTAGCTGAGAAATAGCAATGCAAATGCAATTGTCATAAATGTTACTCTTGCTCTTGAATTTTTACACTTTCATTTTACACCTACCTTTTATTTGAAAAGGGGatagagggaaaaaaaaaataacaaaagggaAAATGTGATTTTCTCTCCCTCTATTTAGTGTAAAAGGTGAGCGTAAAATGGAAGTGTAGAAAATCAAGTCTAGGAGTAACattttttactctattttcttctgtttttctttCATACATGCAATCCAGTATAGAAAATAGACAAAAAAGGTCCATTCCACTGGAATGTTGTGGCAGAAACTGGGATGGTCGTTGTATTATCGTAATCATTGTACAAAAGAAATCACTGCAGCAACACCATCTTTGTACAAAACGAAACCTCAGTGAATAATACCAGCAGGGTTATCCTCTGCAGTGGTTGAACTCTTTAAAAAGAGAACTGAAACTATAAAATCAGAAATCCTCTTGGCAACTCACTGAACATTATTGACATGGGGATGATCAAGTATATGTTACTACCTCTCAGAACATGGATCAAGTAGCACATATTGTTCCAACTTAATTTCTAGTCTCAAGTTCAAGTCTTGAGTATCAATACCAAAAAATGTGAACTCGCAAATTTGTCATTGAGAATGAGTTGATAACGTTTACTCTAAGCTTAAATATCTAAAATTAGTCATTCattgtaaacattttttttttcatttgttttttgtcgttttatacttaaaaatacTGAAATCAATACCATTTTATGAAGTCAGGATTAACAGAGAACTTTAAATCTTAAGACTAAATGCTCAAACTCGGCTAATTTGTACTCACTATattcattactttttttttttgtatatttttaacaaGATCTGCTATTGGATGTCACACAATAGATTCAactgtatatttttttcttttgtaaaacacgAGTTTATATTTAGAATTCAATGTTTATTTATGAAAccaaatatttttacttgaaattaaTGGGAAAAAGGCACTGTTTACTTTATTCGTTCAATTATTTCCTATTTGGAAGAGATGGTTTATTCCCAGCTTATGAATATGATTAGGACATCTTGATATCACTGATTAATGGTGTTTGATATGGTTTAAGGAATCAGACGGGGAATCACCGTTGCTAACCAGAGTTCAACTAATAGAAGAGACTCCAAAATAGCTTATTTAAACTTTTTCGTATGATGTAAACACTTGTAATTACAAGagcttttaaaaataacttataatatgTCCATAAGCGGTTTTCAGCTTATTTTAACAAGTTCTCCAGAATAACACACGAAAATAGCTTACAGTTTCCATGAAAACAGTTTAACTATATATTTActtcaattataaaaacaacttaCACATAAGTTCTTTACATgataaatacttattaaataaatactaaagTAGTTTACCCAAATGGAACCATAGAGTAGGCAAGGAAACTGTTAGGAAATGAAAATGCAATAGGATATTTTGCAGCAACTCATCACTGAGTCGCTGACCATACTAGCATCTTTGAAATTTAAGGCCTGGATACTAGGGTTAACATTTCGTTTCTTGGTTACATGTATTTACTTCAGAGTTTACAACTCAATATTCTAGagtttaaaaacaaaagttgGGACTAGATAAATCCTACGCATATACATACGGTTTACCTGAGACTTCAGGCAGTTTATCATATATTCATTAATCCACATCTCAACTTCCACAGATTATTTGTTGTACAATCAAGTTGTAATGTTAAATTCATAAAGAATCTTTGGAGATGAGTGGAGATTCGGCCCCAAACATAACAAAAATGGGTACAAACATAGAAAGTGAGAAGGACCAACGATGAGCTACAGAGTGAACCTCCTATCtatattgaaaagtttgatgTATTTACAAGTCTACTGGTGAAGCATGATGGATACAAATAAACCACTGTCCATCAATCTTCTCAAACACATTTGTTACAAATTGACCTCCCCATCTGCCCCCTTTCGTCTTTACAAATTCCATGCAAGTGACATACCCCATATCCCCTCTAGCATGAACCTTAATGTCTTGTAGCTTAATTTTTAGTGGAAATTCATAGTTAGCCCATACAAAATTCCAGCTCTCGATAACATCATTGTAACCAGATATTCCTCTCAAACCAGGGTGGACACAGCATACCTCATCGCTTTTTGCCCACAGGGTTTGCATGGCTGCAAGGTCACCAGTCCTGAATGATTCGTAAAACCGGCTGTTCGCTCCAAACACTGTTGTCTTGCTATCTTTCTGAAGGTTTTTCAGAGTATCCCTTATTTCTGCTGCCTTAGCATAATTCTCTTCAGCTATGGCATTCTGTAGCTCCTCCTCCAATGTCTGCTCATCCAATGCAATGTTGTCGCTACTCAATATGCTCTCAGAGTCTTCACTTTTTACTCCCAGTCCTGATAGAAACCAAAGGCATTTTTAGACAATGAAACACAATTTAGCAAAAAAATAAGTACTGCAAAATTGGGTCATAGATGCAAAAAGAATTTAACTCAAGCAAAATCTAAGTATAGATACTTACTCAATCTTCCCATTTGCAACTTTGAAATATGACCAGGTAAAAGACACAGTTGGTCTCCTCTTCCAAAGCTTTTGCCCAAAACTAATCTGTTTGGAGTAAAGGAAGGTAGACAAACATGATGTAGCTTCCGAAAGCTACTGGTGAATGAGCATGGTAAGATATTAAACTCCTTGGTAGTAGAAGAAATTCCCttcattaaaaagttaaaatcaatGCACTGTCTTGCAAGGGAGAAAATCtactaaacaaataaaaaaaaatatacagaagCATTGAGAGGAAAAGTATAACTTTATCCTCATTTCTCACTCCTCACTCCTCAGAAATCCATGAAGTCGATTTTCTTCAGCTAAATTCAAGGTTTTCTTATTTACAACCAAGCAATGGAAATTATaagcatatataaatataatataccaGCTTCTAACAGAGTTAGCAATCAATCCAAGCGGACATGCGGCCATTgagaaagcctttttttttttcttccaaaattctTTTTGAAGTAGATAAATTAAATCCAGATTCAATCCTAGAATTCTCATCCAACATGTCATTGATCAACATACAAATGCTCTCATATAGTAATATGCCAAGAACCAAAGCAAGAGACTAACAAATtccacaaaatattaaataactgaacttttagattaaaagaaaatgggCAACTCACATTGAAGGATAAGGTGGTTCCATAGAGCGCCATAGTTGAAAATGCTATTCCACCAGGAACTAAAAAATGGCTTTGACCAGCCGAGAAAAATAACTCATAAGGATGCTTATCCTGAAAGTCACAAGAAAAAACTAGTGATAAGCTTGCACTTGATAAAGAATCAGAATTATCTAACACTGAggtaaacaaaatttaacaccccaagattaaaatttaacttgagaaagaatcaagaaaaaatcCCCATTCTGAGATCTTTACACCCCAAGAAGAAAATTTAACAACCCAATTGTATTAAAGATTAAGAACAAAAACTTTACGAAATTGGGGCTAAGAAAAACCACATAGAAGAAGGGAAAACAATTTGGGTATGTGTGGAAActtcaaaagataaaaacacaAAGCAATTAACAAAGAAACGGTGGAAAAGGAACAGTAACTATTATTAACAAAAAGAATATCCAATAACAATAGCAGAAAGATTTTAGAGTGTAACCTTGGAAGTGGAAAATCGAAACAGAGTGGAAGAAGGAGCAGAGATCAGCAGAGAGAACAAGTGCATCTGGCAATGCCAATGTGGGCTTCGTTGATTGAGCGAACAATAAAGGGTAAGATTTTCTccgggtgttgctaggtgcacccagtgttattgctggtgcacccagcatcaCTTTAAAATGCCAGAAATGCCCCTCCAATGTTTTGTtgtgcggatcaacttgatccgcgaAAGACTCCTGCAGATCAAGTTAATCCATGTAACACAGGCGGACCAAacgcggatcaagttgatccgtgagTTTtccacggatcaacttgatccgcaagcATTACACGAATTAACTTGATTTGCGAGTTTtccacggatcaacttgattcgcaAGTATTACACGAATCaacatggatcaacttgatccgcgaGTTTttcacggatcaacttgattcccAGGAgactgaatttttaaaaaaagtttaactttATTGAATCGTAAAGCACTACCAccacgaatcaacttgatccgcaactTTAAAATCTACatgtggatcaagttgatccgttaAGCACCACCGCCACGCTGCCAAACGTCAGTCGAGGAGAATGCGCGAGGAAGAAGTAGAGCAGAGCATCACAACAGCACCAGCACCAAGCATTTTAAAGAAgcttgcggatcaagttgaccaaatcctatttttgagCTACTTAGAAgtgttttttttggaaaaataagtTGACTAAATTCCCTTTGGCAGTTTTTTTTGGGGATTCCtccttcaattttgagcattttgacatattatgggCCTCTAACGAACATTTCTATAAAAAGTTACAACCGTTTGAAgcttacgaatcaacttgatccgtgaAAGACTTCTTAAAAATCAACtcgcggatcaacttgatccacaaGTCACTTGCGGATCATCTATATCAATTGCGGATCAACTAAAACCtatgcggatcaacttgatctgcgagtgtcttacggatcaagttcaTCCACGGGTAccttgcggatcaagttgatccgtgacATACTTGCGGATCAACTTCCTCCATAACAAACTTGCGGTTCAACTGCAAATCAACTATAACATCTGCGGATCACATTACAACACACGCAGATCAAACAACATCAATTGGATGCACGATAATCGTTTTAAATGCTCATGGGGTATTTTCGTCTTTTCGCTATGGGTGCTAGGTGCCccaacaataatgctgggtgcacttAGCAACACCATTTTCTCCTATCTGAGACCAAGAGGAAACATTTTATATCAAACGTTGTCGTTTAATTGcatgaaaatttaaatcaagtataataaatgttgtactttaaaatttaaataaaaatattcaaagatCAATAAACTTTTCAATCTATTAATTACTATTGCAATAAACCTGAAAGAGtattgaatttataattttttatattgctatgatttttaatatacatttgagtttttttaattaacccaAATTTCTTTTTACTATGTGTTTGATGAGggatttaaaaatttctagGAAATTCAAATACACAGCATTTTGATTGCCTTGATTTAAATTCCcttcattttgtaaatattttgtttggatgagataattcaatttcttgtattttaatttccttgtttgaacaaagtaattcaatttcaatgaaattcaaattttcatttttaaatatttatttaaaaattaagatttcaatattgaatgaaaataaacatgagtcattttttaaatagttaaatattcaaaataaatttagtgttatacaatatataataataaatttttttaatatttaataattaaataatcaaaataattttaatgctaaacaattttgaatcttatacaattttgaagaaaattcaaattgcTAATTATTCACCAACGCATAAACATGAATCAACACAAGCATTACAAGGTCCTAATTAATCAAGTTGCAAACAAAGATCTTAGACAAGAATTACAAGGTCCAAATTAAGATAAACTAATTGAGTACATAACAATCCTAATagctaaaagaaattaaaaaaacaatgttcTTCATTCCTTAATCTTCATTCATCATCAAGTGTAAAGGTCGAGGAGCCTGAATAATTAACATCCAATGCTGCCATTtagggaagaagaaacaagataaTATAAGTCACAACAGGAAAGACAAATAACTATAGTGAAAATATGACCTCAACTAGGCATGAAAAAgacacaattttataatttgaaagttgaaattggAAATGTAGACAAAAGTTTACTCACCAAGTTTCATTCTGTAAGATGTGTTAAAACATAATCTGTCTTTTTGTGAATTGGAAGGGCTTTCACAATAGCTAATTGCTTTGGATCGTCAGCTAACCATTTTTTAGCCCATTGTTATCTATTAAGATATGGTATCAAAGCTGTCTCACGTGACACTTCTTGAAAGAAGCCGCCATTCCTTCCTTTTCTCCCTCTTGTGAGAATGTGCCCGAAGAAGTTGAACCTCGTCTTTCTTTTTGTATTAGAGCTTGGTTCTTCTAAGTCTATGGTAGCAGTAGCACCTAACCCCATGAATTTCACTTCATTTGTTTCTCTACTCATCACTTCATCATCATCCATAACAGTTTCAACTCCATGACAGGTGGCTCTATCTTTAGCACACAAATTCACTATATCATCCCAATTTTGAAGCACCTTGAATCAAAACGGGTTTAGTCGATTTATGCgactggaaaaaaaaagaaaaagtcaaaTCCAATCTACTTTGAATAACAAATAGCAACATATTAAAGAATACTTACAGTGCAatattcattccaagcattttcATTCTCAATTGTGATCATGTGCTTAGTGCTATCCCAATCAAATCCACTCTCTCCAAGGATGTCACTTGCAATACCATACTCCCAATCAAATACCATGATCTCCATAATTTGATACGGTTTTTGACATTATCTGATGTGACATTAACATTGAAGCTTGTAAACAACACTGCGGCTGCATCATTCAATGCTGACCTTTTCCAACCTCCGTCACCCTTATTGCTCAAATTCCTTTGATCTCTAAGTACATCAGCCAGTACACGTTCCATCTCCAAATTCCATGTAAAATAACTTCTTGTttcctcattattttttcctaaaacttttcttttgtccgtcattttctttattagatGACTCCATTGAAGTTAATGTCACTTATTTAACCTGCACATAACAAATATTAGATACAACATACTTTATTCATTTGACTAGTTCACTGCACAATCATAGAAAATATTTCaagcaaagtttttatgcaatagCAAAGTACATAAAAGTCTATCTTCAATAGCAAAGTACAATAGTAACAAAGCACACAAAGTTTGTCTGCAATAGCAagttacatttaaaaaagaactatCCCTAAGCAAAGTTTCTTCTAACTTGATAGTTAGCAAACATATTCATAGTTAATGTATCTCAAAATCTTGTCCATTCCTCAGTAGCTTGAATAGTTGTGATATCATCTATGCCAAATACTAAATTTCCTACTCTTATTCAGGCACCCATTCCCTTCAGTGCTAATTCCTATGGTTTTTATGTACAGTAATATGTTACTTTTGCCTTTGTACATTACAAAATAAGCAAAACAGTGACTATTAATTGCAAGTTGCAATATTCTTTTCTACTTTCCTTTTGTTTTACACATGAACAATCCTGCAGAATAATAAGGTTATTGCTGAGATGACCTAGTCATGCCTCTATTTTGGAAACGATGCGTTCTGATATCAAAATATGCtttctatgatttttattttatttttatgttcctGGTTGCTTTAACCTAGTGTTTTGCCTTATAGGTTATCATCAATCACCAGAATCTTCCTTGCCTTCTGAATCTGTTGaccaataattattaaaaaaacatcaagAAGGAAGCTTGTTGGACCATATCAAACATCACAACTAGTAATAAACAACAGATTCAGGTATAGTTACTTGTTCATCAGTCCCTTTCCCTTTTGCATAATTGCATGCACAAATTATTAGATGCAAGCTTGGACTTTTGAGTCTATAGATTATTACATTTTAACGATGGAAAAATGAATTCAAAAGCCAAACTTAATCGGATTTTGCC contains:
- the LOC100811218 gene encoding uncharacterized protein, translated to MHLFSLLISAPSSTLFRFSTSKDKHPYELFFSAGQSHFLVPGGIAFSTMALYGTTLSFNGISSTTKEFNILPCSFTSSFRKLHHVCLPSFTPNRLVLGKSFGRGDQLCLLPGHISKLQMGRLRLGVKSEDSESILSSDNIALDEQTLEEELQNAIAEENYAKAAEIRDTLKNLQKDSKTTVFGANSRFYESFRTGDLAAMQTLWAKSDEVCCVHPGLRGISGYNDVIESWNFVWANYEFPLKIKLQDIKVHARGDMGYVTCMEFVKTKGGRWGGQFVTNVFEKIDGQWFICIHHASPVDL